A part of Aricia agestis chromosome 13, ilAriAges1.1, whole genome shotgun sequence genomic DNA contains:
- the LOC121733297 gene encoding glucose dehydrogenase [FAD, quinone]-like produces the protein MALANELDQWSRRGMRLSLPELAVRPPPKNFQLETFVKVVAVVVIAVWTGALIQALVKRDAFRTFWTTEEVKEGSVWEYIVVGSGAAGSAVAGRLASAGRSVLLVEAGDEPAFISQIPGIALALAGSDMDWAYKTLPNTKSCLGLDGEYCRFVRGKALGGSTSINQMMYTRGNQKDFDFNLTGWTWQDMKPYILRSQRLKPPPYLPKTSLPHHNISGAIPIEYFSDSGNPWHPRVIQGFRSLNFPQNPDMNAESQIGVSQIPGYVSNGERVTAARAYLTGKTVQKNLKVLKNAQCLKIIIDKNNVARGVTVLYKQKKVFNVFAKSEVILSAGAIGTPHILMLSGVGPKRHLEQFNIPVKSDLPVGQDMSDHAMSLALIKVDHGASNAGGILNLAKKGLDAVQWLLTKSGPLATVGLGDITTFVNTTCYDFDRKQLRNSSACEVPTMQTIMSYVDRGIINLSKHIFDRVTPFNTHIWKQVFDANDNSGLMVASPVILRPRSRGYVQLTSADPLTPPTIFPNYLHEDEDVAELVRAMKIIRDLAETPVYKEHEASFLKLEFPGCPAYDAEGYWECYVRHMTLSIHHAVGTAALGTVVDDRLRVRGVRGLRVADASVLPLLPRGNTAAAVVAVGERLADFLLFNS, from the exons ATGGCGCTGGCAAACGAGCTGGACCAGTGGAGTCGGCGCGGCATGCGGCTGTCGCTGCCCGAGCTTGCGGTTCGCCCGCCGCCTAAGAACTTCCAGTTAGAGACCTTTGTTAAAG TGGTAGCGGTAGTGGTGATAGCGGTGTGGACCGGGGCGCTTATACAAGCTCTAGTCAAACGAGACGCCTTCAGAACCTTCTGGACCACCGAGGAAGTAAAAG AGGGTTCTGTGTGGGAGTACATAGTGGTGGGGTCGGGCGCGGCCGGCAGCGCAGTCGCCGGGCGGCTAGCGAGCGCCGGCCGCTCCGTGCTGCTCGTCGAGGCAGGCGACGAACCAGCCTTCATTTCACAA ATCCCTGGAATAGCACTAGCATTAGCTGGCTCCGATATGGATTGGGCGTACAAAACTTTACCAAATACGAAATCCTGCCTGGGGCTCGACGGCGAGTACTGCCGCTTTGTCCGCGGAAAGGCCCTCGGAGGATCCACCAGCATCAACCAGATGATGTACACTCGCGGCAACCAGAAAGACTTCGACTTTAACCTCACCGGATGGACGTGGCAGGATATGAAACCCTATATTCTTCGTTCCCAAAGACTGAAACCCCCACCTTATTTACCGAAGACCTCGCTACCGCATCACAATATTTCTGGCGCGATACCGATAGAGTACTTCTCGGACTCCGGAAACCCCTGGCACCCGCGAGTAATCCAGGGTTTTCGAAGCCTGAACTTCCCACAGAATCCTGACATGAACGCCGAGTCTCAGATCGGCGTCTCGCAGATCCCCGGCTACGTCTCCAACGGCGAGCGAGTGACTGCGGCGCGGGCTTACCTGACAGGAAAAACAGTGCAAAAAAACCTGAAAGTGTTAAAAAATGCGCagtgtctaaaaataataatagataagaACAATGTCGCCCGAGGTGTAACCGTTCTATATAAGCAGAAGAAAGTATTCAACGTATTTGCAAAGAGCGAGGTGATCTTGAGCGCGGGGGCGATAGGGACGCCTCACATTCTGATGCTGTCCGGAGTGGGACCGAAGCGGCATCTAGAACAGTTCAACATACCGGTGAAATCAGATCTACCCGTCGGTCAGGATATGTCGGATCATGCTATGTCACTAGCGCTGATAAAAGTAGATCACGGTGCCAGCAACGCCGGCGGTATTTTGAACCTGGCTAAGAAGGGACTAGATGCGGTGCAGTGGCTCCTGACGAAAAGCGGCCCGCTGGCGACAGTCGGGTTGGGAGACATCACGACCTTCGTCAACACCACGTGCTACGATTTCGACAGGAAACAACTGAGGAACAGTAGCGCCTGTGAGGTCCCGACGATGCAAACGATCATGTCCTACGTGGACAGGGGAATCATAAATCTATCGAAGCACATTTTCGATCGAGTCACTCCCTTCAACACTCATATCTGGAAGCAAGTGTTCGACGCCAACGACAACAGCGGCCTGATGGTGGCGTCGCCGGTGATCCTCCGGCCTCGATCCCGCGGGTACGTCCAGCTCACCAGCGCCGACCCTCTGACCCCTCCGACGATCTTCCCCAACTACCTGCACGAGGACGAGGACGTCGCAGAGCTGGTGCGGGCGATGAAGATCATCCGAGACCTGGCGGAGACTCCCGTCTACAAGGAGCACGAGGCTTCGTTCCTGAAACTGGAGTTTCCCGGTTGCCCGGCCTACGACGCGGAGGGATACTGGGAGTGCTACGTGCGGCACATGACGCTGTCGATCCACCACGCGGTGGGCACGGCGGCGCTGGGGACGGTGGTGGATGACAGGCTCAGGGTCCGCGGTGTCAGGGGGCTGCGCGTGGCGGACGCGTCGGTGCTGCCGCTGCTGCCGCGCGGCAACACTGCGGCTGCCGTTGTAGCTGTCGGGGAGAGACTCGCCGACTTCCTGCTGTTCAATTCGTGA